TTGCAATATATAGAGGGTCTAATCCAAGTAACTCACACGTAGCCCTCACCTCTGATCTTATAGGGATGCTTTCTTCATCAATCTCTATCCCCAAATTGGCTGCTATTGCTACCTCTTTCAATATCCCACCTAAACCGCCACGCGTCGGGTCCCTAATGCAATGGATGCCAGGACTCTTAAATAGGATATTAGCAACTGATAATAGGTTAGATGCATCACTTAAAATTGGAACATCCAACTCCATCCCTTCTCGCTCAGATAATAGTGCTATACCATGGTCTCCAATAGTTCCAGTTATCATCACAATGTCTCCTACACATATATTCTTAGGTGAGAGTGGATGCTCAATTTTACCAATTCCAGAAGTATTTATATAAATTCCATCCCCTTTACCATGTTCTACAACTTTAATATCACCGCATACTATTTCTACATGAGACTGGCTTGCCTCTTTTGCTGAGGAGTCAATTATTCTTTCAAGGTCAGCTAATTTAAATCCTTCCTCAATGATAAGTGCAATGCTGATATATAAAGGGATAGCACCTACACATAATAGGTCATTTACAGTGCCTGCTACTGCTAACTTACCAATATTTCCACCTTTAAAGAATATTGGCTTTACCACATAAGAGTCAGTAGTGAATGCAATTTTCCCAGTTAACCTTGCACTGTCCTCAAGTAGCTTCAGGGTGGAATTTTTGAAGTATTTAAGAATTAAATCGTTAAGTAACTCTGATTGCAACTTACCACCACTCCCATGAGCTAATAAAACAGAATCCATAAGCTATTTGATTTTTGAATTTCCTTTTTTACCGTATTTATAGTATGCAGCACAGGTGCCCTCAGATGATACCATACACGGACCAAGTGGTTCCTCTGGAGTACATAAGGTGCCAAAATTTGTGCACTCGGGTGGAGTGATGACACCACGAAGTATGTCACCACATAGACAGCCGGGCTGCGGTTTTACAGGCTCAATCTGCCTCAGGTGGATGTTAAACTTTTGCTCGGCATCAAACTCAATAAACTCATCCCTAACGGCTAATCCGCTCCCTGGTATGACTCCAAGACCACGCCAGTTTGAATCCACAACCTTAAATACATTATCAATAACCTCTTTTGCTAGAGTGTTACCATAGAACCTCACTGCGCGTTTATATGCATTTTCAACATCAGCTCTATCAGTATTTATCTGTCTGATAAGCGCATAAATTCCCTCCAAGATATCAAGTGGCTCAAATCCTGTTATTACACATGGAACCTTATATCTGTTGGCAATCTCTTGATAAGGAGCAGAGCCTATAATAGTTGATACATGTCCTGGGCATATAAAACCGTGAATATTTAGGTTACCTTGACATAAAGTCTCCATTGCAGGTGGTATAAGTTTATGGCCACACAGGATAAAGAAATTATCAATTTGCTTCTCCTTTGCCTGGATCAGTGTATAAGCAGTAGCTGGCGTAGTAGTCTCAAATCCAATTGCAAAAAATACAACCTCTTTATCCGGATTCTGCATAGCAATCTGTAATGCATCCTGTGCAGAATAAATAATTCTTACATCGCTACCTTTTGCTCTTTCTTTTTCTAAAGAAGAACGAGAACCCGGTACCCTAAACATATCGCCATAAGTAGCAATGACTGCACTTGAAGCGAGTTCAATAACTTTATCAATCATTTCTTGTGGTATAACACACACAGGACAACCGGGGCCAGCGACTACATTGATGTTATTTGATAATATATCTCTAATCCCAAATCTAAACAATGCCATAGTATGAGTCCCACATACCTCCATTAAAGTACATTTCTTGGTTGCAATTTTATTTATTTGATTAATTATACCAGTTGCTACTTCCTTATTTGCAAATTCGTCTATAAATTTCATAGGATAAATTTGTAAACCTAAAGTCCACGCTACACTATGCTTTATATTATTTTAGTAATATCATCTTTTTTACTAATTTCAAGTCTGATGAAGTTAGTTCGCAAAAGTAAACCCCTTTTGAGCAATTTTTAGGATTCCACACTATAGTTTTTATCTCTTCGTCCATTATTTTCTAAATCGGATGAATCTTAGTTTACTAACTGTAATAATAAAATAGCAAAAAGTCAATCAAAAATTGGTGTTTGTATCTTTTTACAGAAAATTTTTTGTGCAAAAATGTCATTGCGAGCGTGAGCAAAGCAATCTCATAACAAAAAAATTGATTTTTAAGTAATTTTAATGTAAATTTATTAAATATGAAGACTTTTGAAATTGTGCATGAAGCCAGTAACTCAAATGGCAGGCTAGGTAAATTATACACCCAACACGGAATAGTAGAAACACCAGTGTTTATGCCAGTCGGTACTCAAGGCACTGTTAAGACACAGATGTTTCGTGATATACTTGATAATGGAGTTCAAATGATATGTATGAATGCATACCATCTCTACTTACGCCCTGGAATTGAGACTATTAAAAAGGCAGGTGGAATTCATAAGTTTACTGGATTTACTCATCCTATACTTATAGATTCTGGTGGCTTCCAAGTGTTCTCTTTAGCTGACTTAAAAGAAGTAGATAATAACGGTGTAACTTTTATGTCACACCTTGATGGCTCACATCATAAATTTACACCTGAACTTGTAGCTGAAATCCAGAACTCATTGGCACCTGATATCAAGATGACATTTGATGAATGTTTACCATGGCCAGCTACACAAGACCAAGCAGAGCGTGCAGTTAAGCATACAATTGAATGGGCAAAACGATGCAAGGCTGCAAATAATGGTGGAATTTTATTTGGAATAATCCAGGGTAGCACTTATCCTGATTTAAGAAAAAAGTCATGTAAAGAGGTATTAGAACTTGATTTTCCTGGTATTGCAATAGGTGGAGTCTCATGTGGTGAACCAGTCGCTATCTCTCACGAAGTGGTAAAAACTGTAATAGATGAGTTACCAAAGGATAAGCCACGCTACCTTATGGGGGTGGGAACACCTGAAGATATAGTTGAGTATGTAAAACTTGGAATTGATATGTTTGACTGTGTCCTGCCAACAAGGGATGGTAGGACTGGTACTGCGTTTACAGCACAAGGTAAAATTGTGATTAAAAATGCAGCCTATAAAGAAGATTTTACTCCATTAGATCCAGATTGTGACTGTCACACTTGTACTCATTACACACGTGCTTATATAAGGCACTTGTTTCAGGCAGGTGAAATACTTGGGCCGGTCCTCGTTACTCTTCACAACATCCATTTTTATATAGAATTAATGCGTAAGATAAGAGAAGCTATTAAAAATAATCAAAGCCTTGACAACTTTAGTATTAAGTAATATAATGAGACCTATGGAATATGCAGTAATTACAGATGATATTGTTAGGTCAAGTAAGCTATCTAATAGAGCAGCTGTGCAGAGTGAGATAAAAAGTATCTTGCACAAAATAAATAAAAGGTTTGCTAATGATATAATAGTTGAATTCTCATTTTCTGGCGGCGATGAGTTTCAAGGGCTTGTTAAATTAGATAGTAAAGTATTTACTATTATAAAAGAATTTCAAAAACAGCTTTATCCAGTTAAAACCTATTTTGGCGTAGGTTTTGGTAAAGTAACTACTGATATAGCCAAGACTACGGTGGAGATGGATGGCAACTGTTTTCATCTTTCTCGCGATGCACTTGAGCAAGCAAAGAAGAGTTCGCAGGAAATAGTGTTCTTTACAGGTAATAAAGAAAGTGATGTAGTGCTCAACACTGTATTTTTGCTTATTAGTGCAATTAAATCATCTTGGAAAGATATCCATTATCGCAGAATTTGGGAGTATGAAGAATTAGGGACATTAGAAAGAGTAGCTAAAAAAGAGGAACGAAGTGCACGGGAAATCTCCAAAACCTTACAAGATGCAAAGTATAACGCTATAAAAAGGGCAGAAGAATTTGTCCATAATTATCTTTCAAATTCAACCCTATTGGGTTGAAAAAAAGAAAATCAACCTTGTTAGGTTGAAAAATGAACTCTGTTAGGTTCAAAAATAAATTTAAACCCTATGTGGTTCAAGGGCAATTATGGAAAGTAATAGTGTATTGAGGATAACTTACTTAATAATTGGTTATATTTTTGTTATATTTACGGGTAGTCCAATTGTTTCAGTAGTTTGTAGGAAGTTTAGACCCAATGATATGGACCAAATAGGAAAAGGGGCTGGCAGGTATATTGGATATTTTTAGCGGTTTCTTATTTTGAGTTTTGTGCTCCTGAACCAGTACGCTGCAATAGGTTTGGTATTGACTGCTAAATCAATAGCAAGGTTTGATGCTTTAAAAGATAGGAATGTTGCCGAATATTACCTTATAGGAACTTTATGTAGCATCTCTATTACTGTTTTCGTTGGTATGATATTAAAATTTGTGCTACAGCTTACATTACAGATTTAAAATGGAGTTTAATCTTGTATCTAATTATAAACCAAAAGGTGACCAGCCTAAAGCTATTAAACAGCTTGTTGATGGTATAAAGCGAGGTGATAAGTTTCAGACTCTACTTGGAGTTACCGGGTCTGGCAAAACCTTCACAATTGCTAATGTTATTCAAGCAGTGCAGAAGCCTACACTTGTTATATCACATAACAAGACACTCGCTGCTCAACTTTATGGTGAATTTAAGGGCTTCTTTCCAGAAAATGCAGTAGAGTATTTTATATCTTATTACGATTATTATCAACCAGAAGCATATCTACCACCAACTGACACATATATTGAAAAGGATGCCTCTATTAATGATGAAATAGACAGGCTACGGCTTAAGGCAACTTCGTCAATTTTGGAGCGTCGCGATGTCGTTATAGTTTCATCAGTCTCCTGTATTTACGGGATTGGGACACCTGAGTCATACAAGGAATTTGTTGCCAGCATAAGAGTAGGTGAATCTATAGCGAGGGATGAGTTCATTCAAAGATTAGTTGACATTCATTATACTCGGAATGATGTAGAGTTTGCACGTGGCACATTTAGGGTTAGGGGTGATGTAGTTGAAGTGCATCCAGCTTATGAGGAGTATGGAGTAAGGGTAGAATTTGATGGTGATGATGTAGCAAAGATTTCTGAAATTAATCCATTGACTCAAGAAGTAAATAGGAAGTGCGACTGGATTCATATTTATCCTGCAAAGCATTTTGTAGTCACAGCGCCAACTATTGAGCAGGCAATCTTGGGTATAGAAGATGAGCTCGCTGAGCGGGTTAAATATTTTAAATCAGTCGGCAAATTACTTGAAGCACAGCGGATTGAGACCCGTACAAGGTATGATATAGAGTTAATGCGTGAAGTTGGCTATTGTCCGGGGATTGAAAACTACTCAAGGTGGCTATCCGGGCGTAAGCCGGGTGAACGGCCAGCTTGTCTGATTGATTATTTTCCAAAAGATTATTTACTTATAATAGATGAATCACATGTCACTATTCCACAGTTAAATGGAATGTATAACGGAGACAGGTCAAGGAAGGAAGTCCTTGTAGAATATGGGTTTAG
This bacterium DNA region includes the following protein-coding sequences:
- the hypE gene encoding hydrogenase expression/formation protein HypE; the encoded protein is MDSVLLAHGSGGKLQSELLNDLILKYFKNSTLKLLEDSARLTGKIAFTTDSYVVKPIFFKGGNIGKLAVAGTVNDLLCVGAIPLYISIALIIEEGFKLADLERIIDSSAKEASQSHVEIVCGDIKVVEHGKGDGIYINTSGIGKIEHPLSPKNICVGDIVMITGTIGDHGIALLSEREGMELDVPILSDASNLLSVANILFKSPGIHCIRDPTRGGLGGILKEVAIAANLGIEIDEESIPIRSEVRATCELLGLDPLYIANEGKFVIFDESDKVLDKVKKDSKAKDAAVIGKVVRDYPGDVILHTKIGGKRLIELPRGELLPRIC
- the hypD gene encoding hydrogenase formation protein HypD, translating into MKFIDEFANKEVATGIINQINKIATKKCTLMEVCGTHTMALFRFGIRDILSNNINVVAGPGCPVCVIPQEMIDKVIELASSAVIATYGDMFRVPGSRSSLEKERAKGSDVRIIYSAQDALQIAMQNPDKEVVFFAIGFETTTPATAYTLIQAKEKQIDNFFILCGHKLIPPAMETLCQGNLNIHGFICPGHVSTIIGSAPYQEIANRYKVPCVITGFEPLDILEGIYALIRQINTDRADVENAYKRAVRFYGNTLAKEVIDNVFKVVDSNWRGLGVIPGSGLAVRDEFIEFDAEQKFNIHLRQIEPVKPQPGCLCGDILRGVITPPECTNFGTLCTPEEPLGPCMVSSEGTCAAYYKYGKKGNSKIK
- the tgt gene encoding tRNA guanosine(34) transglycosylase Tgt, with the translated sequence MKTFEIVHEASNSNGRLGKLYTQHGIVETPVFMPVGTQGTVKTQMFRDILDNGVQMICMNAYHLYLRPGIETIKKAGGIHKFTGFTHPILIDSGGFQVFSLADLKEVDNNGVTFMSHLDGSHHKFTPELVAEIQNSLAPDIKMTFDECLPWPATQDQAERAVKHTIEWAKRCKAANNGGILFGIIQGSTYPDLRKKSCKEVLELDFPGIAIGGVSCGEPVAISHEVVKTVIDELPKDKPRYLMGVGTPEDIVEYVKLGIDMFDCVLPTRDGRTGTAFTAQGKIVIKNAAYKEDFTPLDPDCDCHTCTHYTRAYIRHLFQAGEILGPVLVTLHNIHFYIELMRKIREAIKNNQSLDNFSIK
- a CDS encoding SatD family protein, whose protein sequence is MEYAVITDDIVRSSKLSNRAAVQSEIKSILHKINKRFANDIIVEFSFSGGDEFQGLVKLDSKVFTIIKEFQKQLYPVKTYFGVGFGKVTTDIAKTTVEMDGNCFHLSRDALEQAKKSSQEIVFFTGNKESDVVLNTVFLLISAIKSSWKDIHYRRIWEYEELGTLERVAKKEERSAREISKTLQDAKYNAIKRAEEFVHNYLSNSTLLG
- the uvrB gene encoding excinuclease ABC subunit UvrB gives rise to the protein MEFNLVSNYKPKGDQPKAIKQLVDGIKRGDKFQTLLGVTGSGKTFTIANVIQAVQKPTLVISHNKTLAAQLYGEFKGFFPENAVEYFISYYDYYQPEAYLPPTDTYIEKDASINDEIDRLRLKATSSILERRDVVIVSSVSCIYGIGTPESYKEFVASIRVGESIARDEFIQRLVDIHYTRNDVEFARGTFRVRGDVVEVHPAYEEYGVRVEFDGDDVAKISEINPLTQEVNRKCDWIHIYPAKHFVVTAPTIEQAILGIEDELAERVKYFKSVGKLLEAQRIETRTRYDIELMREVGYCPGIENYSRWLSGRKPGERPACLIDYFPKDYLLIIDESHVTIPQLNGMYNGDRSRKEVLVEYGFRLPSALDNRPLKFDEFLSLTNQVIFTSATPAEFERRNSAQVVEQIIRPTGLVDPKITVKPTRGQIDDLIDEVKKRAERHERVLVTTLTKRMAEDLADYLARADIRVRWLHSEIDAIERVNILRGLRLEDFDCLVGINLLREGLDLPEVSLVAILDADREGFLRSFTSLIQVAGRTARNVNGEVIMYADNVTLSMQEAIKETERRRNLQIEYNKEHGITPATIYKTREEILSTTAVADARGEIKEIKEEEEEYLSGIERLEQIKELERQMKKLATDLRFEEAAKVRDKLRRLKEVRPPDEVKEIPSRANSEISTQRRHRKRRHHYRTRYT